Proteins from one Bacteroides zhangwenhongii genomic window:
- a CDS encoding nucleoside deaminase, with amino-acid sequence MTKEELMRKAIELSKENIENGGGPFGAVIATKEGEIVATGVNRVTASCDPTAHAEVSAIRAAAAKLGTFNLSGYEIYTSCEPCPMCLGAIYWARLDKMYYGNNKTDAKNIGFDDSFIYDELELKPEERKLPSEILLHEEAISAFKAWMNKEDKIEY; translated from the coding sequence ATGACTAAAGAAGAATTGATGCGGAAAGCCATCGAGCTTTCAAAGGAGAATATCGAGAACGGTGGAGGTCCTTTCGGTGCTGTGATTGCCACTAAAGAGGGAGAGATAGTTGCCACCGGAGTAAATCGTGTCACCGCTTCCTGCGATCCTACCGCTCATGCCGAAGTAAGCGCCATACGCGCTGCCGCTGCAAAACTTGGTACATTCAATCTTAGCGGATATGAGATATATACTTCTTGCGAACCTTGCCCCATGTGTTTAGGTGCTATTTACTGGGCACGGTTGGACAAAATGTACTATGGCAACAATAAAACCGACGCAAAAAATATTGGCTTCGATGATTCCTTCATCTATGATGAACTGGAACTGAAACCGGAAGAGAGAAAACTTCCTTCTGAGATTTTATTGCACGAGGAAGCTATTTCCGCTTTCAAAGCATGGATGAACAAGGAGGATAAAATAGAGTATTAG
- a CDS encoding alginate lyase family protein, which yields MRNLLLSAFTLVCLLPMNAQTVNTRIYPAEKLAKVKAKADTPAYAPAIKTLMRDADKAMKMTPPSVMDKSMTASSGDKHDYMSMGPYWWPDPSKPDGLPYIRKDGQRNPELSKLDRNRLGDMAKAVTTLGIAYYFSGNEQYAKKATDFLNVWFLDAKTKMNPNLNYGQTIPGHRKGLGRGTGMIDTYCFVEMLDALTLLDSSKAMTPAIKKGMKEWFTQFVEWIQTSPVAAEENAAKNNHGLAYDVQLTAYALYIGNKELATQILKAFPEKRLFPQIEPDGKQPLELERTTAFGYTLFNLTHMLDMSFIASTEGIDIYNATSKDGRSITAALKFVIPYIGKPQSQWPYQQIKEWEKKQDESCWVLRKASFFDPKAGYETIGAKYRTTPVSSRMHLLYSLE from the coding sequence ATGAGAAACTTACTATTGAGTGCTTTTACACTGGTTTGTCTGCTTCCAATGAATGCACAGACCGTTAATACCCGTATCTATCCGGCAGAAAAGCTGGCTAAAGTGAAGGCTAAAGCCGATACCCCTGCATACGCTCCGGCTATTAAAACTTTAATGAGAGACGCTGACAAAGCGATGAAAATGACTCCTCCGTCTGTGATGGACAAAAGTATGACGGCCTCTAGCGGTGACAAGCATGACTATATGAGTATGGGCCCTTACTGGTGGCCTGATCCTTCCAAACCGGACGGGTTACCCTATATCCGTAAAGACGGACAACGTAATCCCGAACTGTCAAAATTAGACCGTAATCGATTGGGGGATATGGCGAAAGCCGTCACTACTTTGGGAATCGCCTACTATTTTTCAGGTAACGAACAATATGCAAAGAAAGCTACTGATTTCCTGAATGTCTGGTTCCTGGACGCTAAAACAAAAATGAATCCGAACTTAAACTACGGGCAGACTATCCCCGGCCACAGAAAAGGATTAGGACGTGGAACAGGCATGATCGATACGTATTGTTTTGTAGAAATGCTGGATGCACTCACCTTGCTGGATAGCTCAAAGGCGATGACACCTGCCATCAAGAAAGGTATGAAAGAGTGGTTTACACAGTTCGTTGAATGGATACAGACCAGTCCGGTTGCTGCCGAAGAAAATGCGGCGAAAAACAATCATGGTTTGGCATATGACGTACAGTTGACAGCGTACGCACTCTACATAGGTAATAAAGAACTGGCAACACAAATATTAAAAGCATTTCCTGAAAAGCGTTTGTTCCCTCAAATTGAACCGGACGGAAAACAACCGTTGGAACTGGAACGCACAACTGCATTCGGCTATACGCTCTTTAACCTGACTCATATGCTGGATATGTCTTTCATTGCTTCCACAGAAGGAATTGATATTTACAACGCTACCAGCAAAGACGGACGTTCCATTACTGCTGCCCTAAAGTTTGTAATTCCTTATATCGGCAAGCCCCAAAGCCAATGGCCTTACCAGCAAATCAAAGAATGGGAGAAGAAACAAGATGAATCTTGTTGGGTACTCCGCAAAGCCTCTTTCTTTGATCCGAAAGCCGGATACGAAACTATCGGCGCCAAATACCGTACGACTCCTGTTTCCAGCCGTATGCACTTATTATACAGTTTAGAATAA
- a CDS encoding IPT/TIG domain-containing protein, which yields MKKRNYIATITLTVTLCLTYLLSGCTRDNDIDIPQTSVNMMEATTVQPGEAITLTGENMHLISKVYFGNDITIDIKTPQTDRDHQSLTVYVPTEVFEETKVVPLAVLYNSVHHLVVCEELTVYIAPVIPTTSTTLSGEVEPGDIITITGTDLNIVTTLQANEESITMESKNATEITFKAPEVNMDTEFTITLIYDNSLGNDQKLVVPGKITVKKVIPPSENAYYQK from the coding sequence ATGAAGAAAAGAAATTATATAGCAACTATCACATTGACGGTAACATTATGTCTGACATATCTATTAAGCGGATGTACCCGTGACAATGATATTGATATACCGCAGACTTCCGTCAATATGATGGAAGCAACAACCGTACAACCGGGAGAAGCAATTACTCTGACAGGCGAAAATATGCATCTTATCTCCAAAGTATATTTTGGCAACGATATCACGATTGATATTAAAACACCGCAAACGGATCGTGACCACCAATCACTCACTGTTTATGTGCCGACTGAAGTATTCGAAGAAACAAAAGTCGTTCCTCTAGCCGTATTGTATAATTCGGTACATCATCTCGTTGTATGTGAGGAGCTGACTGTTTATATTGCACCTGTTATTCCTACAACCTCTACTACCTTATCCGGTGAAGTAGAGCCAGGCGACATTATCACTATCACAGGAACTGATTTGAATATTGTCACAACACTGCAGGCTAATGAAGAATCAATAACGATGGAGAGTAAAAACGCAACAGAAATCACTTTCAAAGCTCCAGAAGTAAATATGGATACAGAATTCACCATCACTCTTATTTATGATAATTCATTGGGTAACGACCAGAAATTAGTTGTGCCGGGAAAGATAACGGTCAAAAAGGTTATTCCTCCTAGTGAGAATGCCTATTACCAAAAATAA
- a CDS encoding alginate lyase family protein — translation MNRLRISIGLLMILFGLTTVTAKEDVKEQVRRLLQAETLQRADAALESVPVTVTAARAQRSAGGIHDFYSEGDYWWANPQDPDGPFIRRDGETNPDNFTAHRHAMIRFSQLVGDLTSAWLLTGDKKYTEAAMRHIRAWFVDQETMMNPNLLYAQAIKGIATGRGIGIIDTIHLIEVVQSLRLMEAQGIIEEKELRTIRLWFSDYLTWMSTHRYGINEMEAKNNHGTCWTMQAAAFALFTQNEEMIHFCRERYRTVLLPNQMAANGSFPLELERTKPYGYSLFNLDAMTTLCHLLTTPEENLWDYTTTDGRNIEKGIAWLFPFVKDKNSWKHQPDIMFWEEWPVAHPFLLFGSIHHYRKDYFQTWKKLEHFPTNEEVIRNLPIRHPLLWLN, via the coding sequence ATGAACAGATTAAGAATTTCAATAGGATTATTAATGATACTCTTCGGCCTCACCACGGTGACGGCTAAAGAAGATGTGAAAGAACAAGTACGCCGACTCCTACAAGCAGAAACCCTGCAACGGGCAGACGCAGCATTAGAGTCCGTACCTGTGACCGTCACTGCTGCCCGCGCTCAAAGAAGCGCAGGAGGCATTCACGACTTCTATTCCGAAGGTGATTATTGGTGGGCAAACCCTCAAGACCCGGACGGTCCGTTCATCCGTCGTGATGGAGAAACGAATCCGGACAACTTCACCGCTCACCGTCATGCCATGATACGATTCAGCCAGTTGGTAGGCGACCTGACCTCTGCCTGGTTACTGACAGGTGACAAAAAATATACAGAAGCCGCCATGCGTCATATCCGTGCCTGGTTTGTCGATCAAGAGACAATGATGAACCCTAATCTCTTGTATGCACAAGCTATCAAAGGTATAGCTACCGGACGCGGAATCGGAATCATCGATACCATTCATCTGATTGAAGTCGTGCAGTCACTCCGGTTAATGGAAGCTCAGGGAATCATCGAAGAAAAGGAACTGAGAACGATCCGCCTGTGGTTTTCCGACTATCTGACCTGGATGTCTACCCACCGTTACGGAATCAATGAGATGGAAGCCAAAAATAATCACGGCACTTGTTGGACTATGCAAGCCGCTGCCTTCGCCTTATTCACGCAGAATGAAGAAATGATTCATTTCTGCCGCGAACGTTACCGGACAGTATTGCTCCCCAATCAGATGGCCGCTAACGGCAGTTTTCCCTTAGAACTGGAACGCACCAAACCTTACGGTTACTCTCTTTTTAATCTGGACGCAATGACTACTCTTTGTCATCTCTTGACAACTCCCGAAGAAAATCTATGGGACTACACCACAACAGACGGACGGAATATCGAAAAAGGAATTGCCTGGCTGTTTCCTTTTGTGAAAGACAAAAACTCGTGGAAACACCAACCGGACATCATGTTTTGGGAAGAATGGCCTGTTGCGCATCCGTTCTTGCTATTCGGCAGCATACATCACTACCGAAAAGACTACTTTCAGACATGGAAGAAGCTGGAACATTTCCCTACCAATGAGGAAGTGATACGCAACCTTCCTATCCGACACCCTTTATTATGGCTAAACTAA
- a CDS encoding IPT/TIG domain-containing protein, producing the protein MKNKLYSLLVLCVLVTLTSCNEKLSIETEVQGAPEIIEFAPVSGKAGTQVTVKGNNLRDIETATIGGVEAQILYKLSQQEIVIVVPREGTKNGKIVLSTSRKNDDSESTRAESSQSFTVTYPTPVVTEFPKGGRVGNNVEILGTDLDIISKVYMGDEEGEIVYQSEEEIAVKVPFIIDDNTTVSLKYTNQTGGESEIKGESDDFLVEKDQPEIEKIDQESLMERSLLTLSGTHLNLIEYIYFGEEKCTPVSQEENIIVFRVPTLDETSTVQIKVTYYNETKEIILADACKVIRMKNLFAANQAIGTRNSKYGYGSMLNGNSADGNPICTPCVLKDKENHDKIDFGAYVNKTLDFQLNSPDAILNSTKNNLKNYWCGTSSLPNTDLPTEYTSFTAVQTRFVVLNTTKNAALIEQIRTNKDQLEITPTLFTSLNITKSSVRTRKAEEAEGTVSEQIFEKGSIIVFHNKYKDKYGILDILDVHIDYDQSSNVNNGDKNNQGIAYITFDLYYQR; encoded by the coding sequence ATGAAAAATAAACTATATAGCCTATTAGTCCTCTGTGTACTTGTCACATTGACAAGTTGCAACGAAAAGTTGAGCATTGAGACAGAGGTTCAAGGAGCGCCGGAAATCATTGAGTTTGCTCCTGTAAGCGGAAAAGCAGGAACACAGGTAACTGTCAAAGGTAATAATCTACGCGATATAGAAACTGCAACCATTGGTGGTGTGGAGGCACAGATACTTTATAAACTATCACAGCAGGAAATCGTAATCGTAGTTCCTCGTGAGGGTACAAAGAATGGCAAAATTGTACTTTCTACCTCACGCAAAAATGATGATAGCGAAAGTACCCGTGCGGAAAGTTCTCAATCATTTACAGTCACCTATCCTACTCCGGTTGTGACAGAATTTCCGAAAGGTGGAAGAGTCGGAAATAATGTAGAGATTTTGGGAACAGACCTTGATATTATCTCCAAAGTTTATATGGGAGACGAAGAAGGAGAAATTGTCTATCAGAGTGAAGAAGAAATTGCCGTCAAAGTACCTTTTATCATTGATGATAATACGACCGTTTCTTTAAAGTATACCAATCAAACAGGTGGTGAGTCTGAAATAAAGGGAGAATCCGATGATTTTCTCGTAGAAAAAGACCAACCGGAAATAGAGAAGATAGATCAGGAAAGCCTGATGGAAAGAAGCCTGCTTACCTTAAGCGGCACACATCTCAATCTGATTGAGTATATATATTTTGGAGAAGAGAAATGCACTCCAGTCAGTCAGGAAGAAAATATCATTGTATTTAGAGTACCGACTTTGGATGAAACAAGTACAGTGCAAATAAAAGTGACGTATTATAACGAGACGAAAGAGATCATTCTAGCCGACGCTTGTAAGGTGATTCGAATGAAGAACTTATTCGCTGCTAATCAAGCGATAGGGACACGTAACAGTAAATATGGTTATGGTAGTATGCTTAATGGTAATTCTGCTGACGGTAATCCTATCTGTACTCCTTGTGTTCTGAAAGATAAGGAGAATCATGATAAGATAGATTTCGGAGCATATGTAAACAAGACTTTGGATTTTCAGTTAAATTCACCGGATGCCATACTTAATTCAACCAAAAACAATCTAAAAAATTACTGGTGTGGAACATCTTCTCTGCCCAACACAGATCTGCCCACAGAATATACATCATTTACGGCAGTACAAACTAGATTCGTAGTATTGAATACAACTAAAAATGCGGCACTTATCGAACAGATAAGAACCAACAAAGATCAATTGGAAATTACTCCTACACTTTTTACTAGTCTGAACATTACTAAAAGCTCTGTCCGCACTCGTAAAGCAGAAGAAGCTGAAGGTACAGTAAGTGAGCAGATTTTTGAAAAAGGCAGTATTATCGTATTCCACAATAAATATAAAGACAAATACGGAATTCTTGATATTCTGGATGTGCACATCGATTACGATCAATCCAGCAATGTCAATAACGGTGATAAGAACAATCAAGGTATTGCCTACATTACATTCGACCTTTATTATCAACGCTAA
- a CDS encoding SusC/RagA family TonB-linked outer membrane protein — MRNKSFHYPLIIAFLLLLCTPFVAVVYAQSLTVTGTVTDSQGGVPGVNVKVKGSTTGTITDIDGKFTLNVPSSKSILVISYIGYTTQEVPVNNQKTLNIKLKEDTKVLDEVVVVGYGVQKKSHLTGSVSKMDVNSLTDIPVTQVDQLLQGKIAGVNIQNSTSEAGAAPQIRVRGMGSISADSSPLIVIDGYPVPEGLSTLDMADIASIEVLKDAASAAIYGSRAANGVILVTTKEGSASKAKYSVKASTGLKWAYKLHPIMSSKDYYNMMGYEAALQNKSIAANDEAFGLIDNYTDWQREGLQDTPQIHQVQLSVSGGKKGLTYYISGNYAQEDGIMINSNYKRLNLRSRINAKLSKRVDLSLNIAPSYTKTETPSTNFIDFYRTPSFMPVRHTAETAALTGKAIGSWARGSDFSNIIYTREDGTQVKASPFNTSNNNPKSLMDTEERFKEDYNLQANSSINVQIMEGLTFTTSNGFYIKYRQNNEYRNYESRKDEESAMGTYKNRLYVDLLSENTLNYTGKKGKHDYAALLGYTAQTTSETTANIVGLGFPTDYVHTLNAATSFDVSQTNTVKFRTAMMSALARINYSYADKYLFSASLRTDGSSLFADGHQWGWFPSVSLGWRVSEESFLKGISWLNMLKLRASFGVTGNNNIPANSYYNLLYASNYPLGSGTGALIPGLNKATSTKGNYNITWEQTYEYNAGIDFSALNNRINLTLEGYYSITKQLLFKQPVVSFMGYSDYWNNIGRIRNSGIEIELNTHNIRTKDFEWTTSFNISSNFNKLLELSGEERLISTGERNETYLAQVGHRAISFFGYKTDGVYLNQADLDSSPHLASATPGSLKIVDVNDDGVINDKDRTVIGNPFPKATWGISNTFRWKRFDLYFLIQGVSGLDVFNGDGYYTESKKFNRNYAKDRWISAEYPGDGRTPTVGSAGISWEFTDYMIENGSFVALRDVVLGYTFDKKKLKKAGLNSLRLYASGQNLLYFWGKSYRGINPEARVTSGSYASPLVNGYQRGGFPIQSTVNFGFELNF; from the coding sequence ATGAGGAATAAATCGTTTCATTATCCTTTAATAATAGCTTTCTTGCTGTTATTATGCACCCCGTTCGTAGCGGTTGTCTATGCACAATCACTTACAGTTACCGGTACAGTCACCGATAGTCAAGGCGGTGTTCCCGGAGTAAATGTGAAGGTAAAAGGAAGTACCACCGGTACTATCACCGATATAGATGGTAAATTTACATTAAATGTCCCTTCCTCCAAATCTATACTTGTCATCTCTTATATCGGATACACCACACAAGAAGTACCTGTCAATAATCAGAAAACTCTGAACATCAAATTAAAGGAAGACACAAAAGTGTTGGACGAAGTAGTAGTGGTCGGTTACGGTGTACAGAAAAAATCTCACTTGACCGGTTCGGTATCCAAGATGGATGTCAACAGTCTCACAGATATTCCCGTGACGCAAGTAGACCAACTGCTGCAAGGAAAGATTGCCGGTGTGAATATCCAGAACTCCACTTCCGAGGCCGGAGCTGCCCCTCAAATCCGTGTTCGTGGTATGGGTTCCATCAGTGCCGACAGCTCTCCGTTGATTGTCATTGACGGTTATCCTGTTCCCGAAGGACTTTCTACGCTCGATATGGCGGATATCGCTTCCATCGAAGTATTAAAAGATGCCGCTTCCGCTGCCATCTACGGTTCACGTGCGGCTAACGGTGTTATCCTGGTGACCACAAAAGAAGGAAGTGCCAGTAAAGCCAAATATAGCGTAAAAGCCTCTACCGGATTAAAATGGGCCTACAAACTGCACCCCATCATGAGTTCTAAAGACTATTACAATATGATGGGCTACGAGGCCGCCCTGCAAAATAAATCCATAGCAGCCAATGACGAAGCCTTCGGGCTTATCGATAATTATACCGACTGGCAACGTGAAGGCCTGCAGGATACTCCACAAATCCATCAGGTACAACTCTCCGTATCGGGTGGAAAGAAAGGTCTTACTTACTATATCTCCGGCAACTACGCACAGGAAGACGGTATTATGATTAACAGTAACTACAAACGTCTGAATCTCCGATCACGCATCAATGCGAAGTTATCCAAGCGCGTAGATCTCAGCTTGAACATCGCTCCGTCTTACACCAAAACAGAGACTCCATCGACCAACTTTATCGACTTCTACCGTACTCCGTCTTTCATGCCGGTACGCCATACGGCAGAAACGGCAGCTCTCACCGGAAAAGCCATCGGCTCATGGGCACGCGGTAGCGACTTCAGCAATATCATATACACCCGTGAAGATGGCACGCAAGTGAAAGCAAGCCCTTTCAACACCAGCAACAATAATCCGAAATCATTGATGGATACCGAAGAACGCTTCAAAGAAGATTATAACCTGCAAGCCAATTCTTCTATCAATGTGCAGATAATGGAGGGACTTACCTTTACCACCTCCAACGGTTTCTACATCAAATACCGGCAAAATAACGAGTACCGCAACTACGAATCCCGCAAAGATGAGGAATCGGCGATGGGTACTTATAAAAACCGTCTCTATGTAGACTTATTGAGCGAAAACACACTGAACTATACCGGTAAGAAAGGTAAGCATGACTATGCAGCCTTATTGGGATATACAGCACAGACAACATCGGAAACCACAGCGAATATCGTAGGCTTGGGCTTCCCGACCGACTATGTCCATACACTCAATGCAGCTACCTCTTTTGATGTAAGCCAAACAAATACGGTTAAATTCCGTACTGCTATGATGTCTGCTCTGGCACGTATCAATTACAGCTATGCCGACAAATACCTGTTCTCCGCCAGTCTACGTACGGACGGTAGTTCCCTATTTGCCGACGGACACCAATGGGGCTGGTTCCCATCCGTATCTCTGGGATGGCGTGTTTCGGAAGAATCCTTCCTGAAAGGTATCAGTTGGTTGAATATGCTGAAACTCCGTGCCAGCTTCGGTGTAACGGGCAACAATAATATTCCTGCCAACTCTTACTACAATCTGCTTTATGCCAGCAACTACCCATTAGGCAGTGGAACAGGAGCACTCATTCCCGGACTCAACAAGGCTACCTCAACAAAAGGCAATTACAACATCACTTGGGAACAGACTTACGAATATAATGCCGGTATCGATTTCAGTGCCTTGAACAATCGCATAAACCTGACACTGGAGGGATACTATTCCATCACCAAGCAACTGCTGTTCAAGCAACCGGTCGTATCTTTCATGGGCTACAGTGACTATTGGAACAATATCGGGCGCATCCGTAACAGTGGTATCGAAATCGAATTGAATACACACAATATCCGTACTAAGGATTTTGAATGGACCACCTCGTTCAACATCTCATCCAACTTCAACAAGTTACTCGAACTTTCCGGTGAAGAAAGACTGATTTCTACCGGAGAACGTAACGAAACCTATCTGGCACAAGTCGGTCATCGTGCCATTTCTTTCTTCGGATACAAGACTGACGGGGTTTACCTCAATCAGGCCGACCTGGATTCTTCACCACACTTGGCAAGTGCCACTCCGGGCAGTCTCAAGATTGTAGACGTCAACGACGACGGTGTCATCAATGACAAAGACCGTACCGTCATTGGTAATCCCTTCCCGAAAGCGACGTGGGGTATTTCCAATACCTTCAGATGGAAAAGGTTCGATCTTTATTTCCTGATTCAAGGTGTAAGCGGACTGGATGTATTCAACGGTGACGGATACTATACCGAATCCAAGAAATTCAATCGCAATTATGCGAAAGACCGCTGGATCAGCGCCGAATATCCGGGCGACGGACGCACGCCGACAGTAGGTTCTGCCGGAATCTCATGGGAGTTCACCGACTACATGATTGAAAACGGATCATTCGTAGCATTGCGCGACGTAGTTTTAGGTTATACATTTGATAAGAAAAAACTGAAAAAGGCAGGACTCAACTCGCTTCGCCTTTATGCTTCCGGTCAGAACTTGCTTTACTTCTGGGGAAAGAGTTACCGGGGTATCAATCCGGAAGCCCGTGTGACAAGCGGATCGTACGCTTCGCCATTGGTGAACGGATACCAACGCGGAGGATTCCCGATACAGTCTACCGTCAATTTCGGATTCGAACTTAATTTCTAA
- a CDS encoding RagB/SusD family nutrient uptake outer membrane protein translates to MKLKHIFIVSLSTCLPGLSSCDLNITPDSYIPDSSFYKNEAEMNTAVIGCYGGMQAPLNIEWTLTELRADNTRMNSNSSTNDAFLQQQALDLGTMDASNANIRTYWEATYSNINSCNNVLAPENLAVVANEKKRAQFEGEACFIRAYHYFNLVRLFGPTFIITEELSVADAMKKDRSSVEATYQQIIDDLKTSIDDLEGVTYDVADLGRVTQPAAQSLLAKVYLTIGKYEEAKRLLKSVVDVKGDQLTVSYSDVFDISKEMNDEIIFAVRYKSGSLGIGSPFANTFAPTKSGANVVTGDGDGRNYPTTEVLGIYPEGDLRKEVSVSDHYIDPSKKDPVVISNQSAYIKKFVSPVSVRYDAENDWPVIRHADVLLMYAEVLNKIDGPAAGLPYLNEVRRRAGLGAIDISEVPVRSAFREKLEKERRLELAFENQRWFDLVRWGKALETINKQITETESFYGEYAFTVNPMAEWQLLLPIPQSVIDNNPSVITQNPHY, encoded by the coding sequence ATGAAACTAAAACATATATTTATCGTTAGTCTGTCTACTTGTCTGCCGGGGCTTTCTTCCTGTGACCTCAACATCACACCGGACTCCTATATCCCCGACAGTTCGTTCTATAAGAATGAAGCAGAAATGAATACTGCCGTTATTGGCTGTTACGGAGGTATGCAGGCTCCGTTAAACATTGAATGGACACTTACCGAACTGCGTGCGGACAATACCCGCATGAATAGCAACAGCTCCACCAATGACGCTTTCCTGCAACAACAGGCATTGGATCTTGGTACAATGGATGCCAGCAACGCGAACATACGTACTTATTGGGAAGCCACTTACAGTAATATCAACAGTTGCAATAACGTACTTGCTCCTGAGAATCTGGCGGTAGTAGCCAATGAGAAAAAACGGGCGCAATTTGAGGGAGAAGCATGTTTCATCCGTGCTTATCATTACTTCAACCTAGTACGTCTTTTCGGTCCGACTTTCATTATAACGGAAGAATTGAGTGTAGCAGATGCTATGAAAAAAGACCGTAGCAGTGTGGAGGCTACCTATCAGCAGATTATTGACGATTTGAAAACGTCCATTGATGACTTGGAAGGTGTGACATACGATGTAGCCGATTTAGGACGCGTCACCCAGCCGGCCGCTCAATCTTTGCTTGCCAAAGTTTATCTGACTATCGGGAAATATGAAGAAGCCAAGAGGCTGCTCAAATCGGTAGTGGATGTAAAAGGAGATCAGTTGACTGTCAGTTATTCTGATGTGTTTGATATTTCCAAAGAAATGAATGATGAAATAATCTTTGCTGTCCGTTACAAATCGGGAAGTCTGGGGATCGGCTCTCCTTTTGCCAACACATTTGCGCCTACCAAGAGTGGTGCCAATGTAGTGACGGGAGATGGAGACGGGCGCAACTACCCGACCACTGAAGTACTAGGTATTTATCCGGAAGGTGACTTGCGTAAAGAAGTTAGCGTAAGCGATCATTATATTGACCCGAGTAAGAAAGATCCGGTAGTCATTTCAAATCAATCGGCATATATCAAGAAATTTGTTTCGCCCGTCAGCGTACGTTATGACGCAGAAAACGACTGGCCTGTCATTCGTCATGCAGATGTGCTGTTGATGTACGCTGAAGTACTGAACAAGATAGACGGTCCCGCTGCCGGACTACCGTATCTCAACGAGGTACGCCGCCGTGCCGGATTGGGGGCTATCGACATTTCCGAAGTGCCTGTACGTTCCGCTTTCCGTGAAAAGCTGGAAAAAGAACGTCGTTTGGAACTGGCATTCGAAAACCAACGCTGGTTCGACCTCGTTCGTTGGGGCAAGGCTTTGGAAACTATCAATAAACAAATTACAGAAACCGAGAGCTTCTACGGAGAATATGCTTTCACCGTCAACCCAATGGCGGAATGGCAATTATTGCTTCCTATCCCTCAAAGTGTGATAGACAATAATCCAAGCGTAATCACCCAAAATCCACATTACTAA
- a CDS encoding Gfo/Idh/MocA family protein has protein sequence MSEKIIKWGFIGCGEVTKTKSGPAFQKVEHSEVVAVMSRDGAKAKAYAKERGIKRWYDDAQELIDDPEVNAIYIATPPSSHATYAIMSMKAGKPAYIEKPMAVTYEECTRINRISKETGVPCFVAYYRRYLPYFQKVKELVENGTIGNVINVQIRFAQPPRDLDYNRENLPWRVQADIAGGGYFYDLAPHQIDLLQDMFGCILEANGYKSNRGGLYPAEDTLSACFQFDNGLVGSGSWCFVAHDSAREDRIEIIGDKGMICFSVFTYEPIGLHTEKGREEICIGNPEHVQQPLIQAVVDHLLGKSICSCDGESATLTNWVMDKILGKI, from the coding sequence ATGAGTGAAAAGATAATCAAATGGGGATTCATCGGTTGCGGAGAAGTGACGAAAACTAAAAGCGGCCCTGCTTTCCAAAAAGTAGAACATTCGGAAGTAGTAGCCGTGATGAGCCGTGACGGTGCGAAAGCAAAAGCATACGCCAAAGAGAGAGGTATCAAGAGATGGTATGACGATGCACAAGAACTTATAGATGATCCGGAAGTGAATGCTATCTATATCGCTACTCCTCCCTCATCCCATGCTACATACGCCATCATGTCGATGAAAGCAGGCAAGCCTGCCTATATTGAGAAACCGATGGCCGTCACATACGAAGAATGTACCCGCATTAACCGCATATCCAAAGAAACGGGAGTTCCCTGTTTCGTTGCATACTACCGCCGTTATCTTCCCTACTTCCAGAAAGTAAAAGAATTGGTGGAAAACGGAACTATCGGTAATGTAATCAATGTACAGATCCGTTTTGCCCAACCGCCACGTGACTTGGATTATAACCGTGAAAATCTTCCCTGGCGTGTACAGGCTGACATTGCAGGCGGTGGTTATTTCTACGATCTTGCTCCACATCAGATTGATTTATTACAGGATATGTTCGGATGTATCCTCGAAGCAAACGGCTACAAGAGCAATCGTGGCGGACTTTATCCTGCCGAGGATACGTTGAGCGCTTGTTTCCAGTTCGATAACGGATTGGTAGGCAGTGGTTCCTGGTGCTTTGTTGCTCATGATTCAGCTCGCGAAGACCGTATAGAGATTATTGGGGACAAAGGAATGATTTGTTTTTCTGTCTTCACTTACGAACCTATCGGCCTGCACACAGAAAAAGGACGGGAAGAAATCTGTATCGGCAACCCGGAACATGTACAGCAACCTCTTATCCAAGCGGTAGTAGACCATTTATTGGGCAAATCTATCTGTTCCTGCGACGGTGAAAGTGCAACACTGACCAACTGGGTAATGGATAAGATTCTTGGAAAGATATAA